In a single window of the Xylanimonas protaetiae genome:
- a CDS encoding excisionase family DNA-binding protein — MAHIASPPAQRAPQLISLGSAAERFDVSVQTLRRRIADGTITGYRVGRLVRVDIAELTEKLLIAIPSVHRTA; from the coding sequence ATGGCTCACATCGCCTCACCACCGGCGCAGCGCGCACCGCAACTGATCTCGCTCGGATCCGCTGCCGAGCGCTTCGATGTCTCGGTCCAGACCCTGCGGCGAAGGATCGCGGACGGCACCATCACGGGATACCGGGTCGGCCGACTGGTGCGCGTCGACATCGCCGAGCTCACCGAGAAGTTGCTCATCGCCATCCCGTCGGTGCATCGAACGGCATGA
- a CDS encoding type IV secretory system conjugative DNA transfer family protein — protein MRVTTPSRVGNDAVTTLGIGLLVAGVAVVGVLRAAGSITAWATRADPPTGGLLGGARVLAAPADPGAALGAPGLNPIVYWLVVAVLAVAAGAAAVGAWRVFRRAPATGDGFATRTEVARSVSARAVVRAAAHLRPTLSHPRPADVGYRLGSFKGQEVWASVEDSLLLIGPPRSGKGHNVVINMILDAPGAVITTATRPDTIAVTLAARQRRGPVAVFDPQQMAPGLPVGMRWSPVRGCQDPQTAAVRARGLAAASGFGTGTENGGYWESLTRSVLEQLLHAAALGGRTAADLHTWSSHPASAADAVAILTSHPGAAPRWGENLNASINADPRTRDAVWNGVKVALAALSQPRVLDAVSPRPGEEFDPHAFIRDGGTLYLLATSAGSGGVAPLVAAFVEDLTETAKRIAARSPGGRLDPPLLLALDEIGNLAPLPSLPMLMSDGGGSGITVMPVLQSLAQARTGWGEHQTGTVWDAAITKIILGGSSAPRDLQDLAALLGERDETTHSTSVGADGGRSTQTSLRRVPVMSPQQIRNQPRGHALILTRSLKPIRARLRPWTARPDRKQLRADKQDVEAQISGL, from the coding sequence GTGGTCGGGGTGCTGCGGGCGGCCGGGTCGATCACTGCCTGGGCGACCCGGGCGGACCCGCCAACCGGGGGCCTGCTCGGGGGTGCGCGCGTCCTGGCCGCCCCAGCCGATCCGGGGGCGGCGCTCGGGGCGCCGGGCCTGAACCCGATCGTGTACTGGCTGGTCGTCGCCGTGCTGGCCGTGGCCGCGGGGGCGGCAGCGGTCGGGGCGTGGCGGGTGTTCCGCCGGGCGCCGGCCACCGGTGACGGGTTTGCCACCCGCACGGAGGTCGCCCGGTCGGTCTCGGCGCGCGCGGTCGTTCGGGCCGCCGCCCACCTGCGCCCGACGCTGTCCCATCCGAGGCCGGCGGATGTCGGGTACCGGTTGGGGTCGTTCAAGGGGCAGGAGGTGTGGGCGTCGGTCGAGGACTCGCTGCTGCTGATCGGCCCGCCCCGCTCGGGCAAGGGGCACAACGTCGTGATCAACATGATCCTGGACGCCCCGGGCGCGGTCATCACCACTGCGACCCGCCCCGACACCATCGCGGTCACACTGGCCGCACGGCAACGGCGCGGCCCGGTCGCGGTGTTCGACCCCCAGCAGATGGCGCCCGGCCTGCCGGTGGGGATGCGCTGGTCACCGGTGCGCGGGTGCCAAGACCCGCAGACCGCCGCCGTGCGCGCCCGCGGCCTGGCGGCAGCCTCGGGGTTCGGGACCGGGACGGAGAACGGCGGCTACTGGGAGTCGCTGACCCGTTCCGTGCTCGAACAGCTCCTGCATGCCGCCGCCCTGGGCGGGCGCACCGCAGCAGACCTGCACACCTGGTCTTCCCACCCCGCCTCCGCTGCGGACGCCGTCGCGATCCTCACCTCCCACCCCGGCGCGGCACCCCGGTGGGGGGAGAACCTCAACGCCTCGATCAACGCCGACCCGCGCACCCGCGACGCCGTGTGGAACGGGGTCAAGGTCGCCCTGGCCGCCCTGTCCCAGCCGCGGGTGCTCGACGCGGTCAGCCCCCGCCCCGGGGAAGAGTTCGACCCGCACGCGTTCATCCGCGACGGCGGCACCCTGTACCTGTTGGCCACCAGCGCCGGATCCGGCGGGGTCGCACCTTTGGTCGCGGCGTTCGTCGAGGATCTCACCGAGACGGCGAAACGGATCGCGGCCCGCTCCCCTGGTGGGCGCCTCGACCCGCCGCTGCTGCTGGCGCTGGACGAGATCGGCAACCTTGCACCCCTGCCGTCGTTGCCGATGCTGATGTCCGACGGCGGCGGGTCGGGCATCACCGTCATGCCCGTCCTGCAGTCCCTCGCCCAGGCCCGCACCGGGTGGGGTGAGCACCAGACGGGCACCGTCTGGGATGCCGCGATCACCAAGATCATTCTCGGCGGCTCCTCCGCCCCACGGGACCTGCAAGACCTGGCCGCGCTGCTCGGCGAGCGCGACGAGACCACGCACTCGACGTCCGTCGGGGCGGACGGCGGCCGGTCCACCCAGACGTCGCTGCGCCGCGTGCCGGTGATGTCGCCCCAGCAGATCCGCAACCAGCCCCGCGGGCACGCCCTGATCCTCACCCGGTCCCTCAAGCCGATCCGGGCCCGGCTGCGCCCCTGGACCGCCCGCCCGGACCGCAAGCAGCTACGCGCCGACAAGCAGGACGTCGAGGCCCAGATCTCTGGCCTGTGA
- a CDS encoding helix-turn-helix transcriptional regulator: protein MASHRVATTLDPVDPEVRAAARALADRLNDDTPVEAVVRSMLDDVAHGARVVVLRAQDEVTPARAAELLGVTRQFVDRLTADGALTFRRLPGSRHRRVRVQDVLDLAAEREQRRTGAEALRTAISDAGLDQG from the coding sequence ATGGCCTCTCACCGCGTCGCGACGACCCTCGACCCGGTCGACCCGGAGGTCCGTGCGGCAGCCCGGGCGCTCGCCGACCGCCTGAACGACGACACCCCGGTCGAGGCAGTCGTGCGCTCGATGCTCGACGACGTCGCCCACGGCGCCCGCGTCGTGGTGCTGCGCGCGCAGGACGAGGTGACCCCCGCCCGAGCGGCCGAGCTCCTCGGGGTGACCCGCCAGTTCGTCGACCGGCTCACCGCGGACGGCGCCCTCACGTTCCGTCGCCTGCCCGGCAGCCGGCACCGCCGTGTCCGCGTCCAGGACGTCCTCGACCTAGCCGCCGAGCGCGAGCAGCGCCGCACCGGAGCCGAGGCGCTGCGCACGGCGATCTCGGACGCCGGCCTCGACCAAGGCTGA
- the nrdF gene encoding class 1b ribonucleoside-diphosphate reductase subunit beta, whose protein sequence is MAPTGKLKLIDRVSAINWNRLEDEKDLEVWDRLVGNFWLPEKVPVSNDIQSWATLSEAEKLMTTRVFTGLTLLDTIQGTVGAVSLIPDALTPHEEAVYTNIAFMESVHAKSYSSIFSTLISTKEIDEAFAWSEANPNLQRKAEIVLEYYRGDDPLKRKVASTMLESFLFYSGFYAPMYWSSRAKLTNTADLIRLIIRDEAVHGYYIGYKFQKGLANESQERQDEIKAYTFELLFELYENEVEYTDALYGELGLTEDVKKFLRYNANKALMNLGYEALFPKEDTDVNPAILAALSPNADENHDFFSGSGSSYVIGKAVDTTDDDWDF, encoded by the coding sequence ATGGCCCCCACCGGGAAGCTCAAGCTCATCGATCGCGTGTCCGCGATCAACTGGAACCGCCTCGAGGACGAGAAGGACCTGGAGGTCTGGGACCGCCTCGTCGGCAACTTCTGGCTGCCCGAGAAGGTGCCGGTGTCCAACGACATCCAGTCGTGGGCCACGCTCAGCGAGGCCGAGAAGCTCATGACCACGCGCGTGTTCACGGGCCTCACCCTGCTGGACACGATCCAGGGCACGGTCGGCGCGGTCTCGCTCATCCCGGACGCGCTGACCCCGCACGAGGAGGCGGTGTACACCAACATCGCGTTCATGGAGAGCGTGCACGCGAAGTCGTACTCCTCGATCTTCTCGACGCTCATCTCCACCAAGGAGATCGACGAGGCGTTCGCGTGGTCGGAGGCGAACCCGAACCTGCAGCGCAAGGCCGAGATCGTCCTCGAGTACTACCGCGGCGACGACCCGCTCAAGCGCAAGGTCGCCTCGACCATGCTCGAGTCGTTCCTGTTCTACTCGGGCTTCTACGCGCCGATGTACTGGTCGAGCCGCGCGAAGCTCACGAACACGGCCGACCTCATCCGCCTCATCATCCGCGACGAGGCCGTGCACGGGTACTACATCGGCTACAAGTTCCAGAAGGGGCTCGCGAACGAGTCCCAGGAGCGTCAGGACGAGATCAAGGCCTACACGTTCGAGCTGCTCTTCGAGCTGTACGAGAACGAGGTCGAGTACACCGACGCGCTCTACGGCGAGCTCGGCCTGACCGAGGACGTCAAGAAGTTCCTGCGGTACAACGCCAACAAGGCCCTGATGAACCTGGGCTACGAGGCGCTGTTCCCCAAGGAGGACACCGACGTCAACCCGGCCATCCTGGCCGCGCTGAGCCCCAACGCCGACGAGAACCACGACTTCTTCTCAGGGTCGGGCTCGTCGTACGTCATCGGCAAGGCGGTCGACACGACGGACGACGACTGGGACTTCTAG
- a CDS encoding GntR family transcriptional regulator, translating into MTYGPVMGDLLDALHTLVADARRTPVLLDRATHGDTAARERVLAQVTGLREPVARALARLVTFAAGEEARHRAEATYEREVAQQAARHGARAGTQIAAALASPAPRGLADQIARHAAAAATRHLAVADGAVPSPQTVTETLVRRATERVAAGADLTDARRLADPALAGRLPEHAPATALATSARQLQALTRTTHAADLDGSPIPVVATWQAAARAAILLTERELPALGWMTVEQQVALTHDAAQVRDALTLLDTFWAAPLRTAGHQPWPALPNIPADPDATTAGIDHLGHHPTPPRPVTGDGLGETVWALRQITLGLGRATPHARAAEQVAAALTRISHRAAALDPRTGAWSTHATALDALWLELQDVHCGAGSRAAAPLADDAARALTALTRLDPDDATRLLTAVHDTAHALARSVAFAIGTHLYTVIVDYRPGPVVRATRTLVPVHQFATPATAPKLHDALASVEAATRHRPATPEDLAVDVADGARVRLGRLVATVSEATTPWTPRPAPPATAPQVAKIYAFVRDRIADGTYTGALPPAASLAHRVKDGSTAAARQALARLAAEHLITINPPGLGPAAAVRRPGPPTWAGVADRLRERITDRVYTGRLPSTRALAAELGVSTTVIHTAEAALAAQGLVVRVRGRYGGTFTADTTPTPAPTARWRAVYTDLHDKITRGTLTGRLPAMSVLAKQYEVSVSTVHQAVIHLTGEGLTYQRPGGPDGGTYVAPVETDPGPWQALADTLRTRIARGELSGRLPTPAALARAHDTDVATAARAVAQLAADGLLTHRISGNQRGLHVTAPTDREHPAVWRTIYTDLRAQITDGTLTGRLPSRRDLAGAYNTSTGPPAQAMRRLADDGLITLVTGTGPTAGAYVATSDPPTPRGETWTSVYQQIRDRIDDGTYTGRLPAVPDLVAAHHTTRAPVYKALRQLTAHGRIYTVNDGIRSGTFITPPNRRQVRSRRWDVYDDLRHRITTGTLTGYLPTLDHLARQYATGRKPVTYALARLTDEGLLARDGHRPTVVTLTQPSATTPDPLASAGPAL; encoded by the coding sequence ATGACGTACGGGCCGGTGATGGGCGACCTGCTCGACGCCCTGCACACCCTGGTCGCCGACGCCCGCCGCACCCCCGTGCTGCTGGACCGCGCCACCCACGGCGACACCGCCGCGCGTGAGCGGGTCCTGGCACAGGTCACCGGCTTGCGTGAGCCGGTGGCGCGCGCCCTGGCACGCCTGGTCACCTTCGCCGCCGGGGAGGAGGCCCGGCACCGCGCCGAGGCCACCTACGAGCGCGAAGTCGCCCAGCAGGCGGCACGTCACGGAGCCCGCGCGGGGACGCAGATCGCAGCCGCGCTCGCCTCCCCCGCCCCGCGAGGCCTCGCCGATCAGATCGCACGCCACGCCGCGGCCGCGGCCACCCGACACCTCGCGGTTGCTGACGGCGCCGTCCCCTCGCCGCAGACCGTGACCGAAACGCTCGTGCGCCGCGCGACCGAGCGTGTCGCCGCCGGCGCCGATCTGACCGACGCACGCCGGCTCGCGGACCCGGCACTGGCCGGCCGGCTGCCCGAGCACGCCCCCGCCACCGCCCTGGCCACCAGCGCCCGACAGCTCCAGGCGCTGACCCGCACCACGCACGCCGCCGACCTGGACGGCTCACCGATCCCCGTCGTCGCGACCTGGCAGGCCGCCGCCCGTGCCGCGATCCTGCTGACCGAGCGGGAGCTGCCCGCACTCGGCTGGATGACCGTCGAGCAACAGGTCGCCCTGACCCACGACGCCGCCCAGGTCCGTGACGCGCTCACCCTCCTCGACACCTTCTGGGCCGCACCGCTTCGCACGGCGGGCCACCAGCCATGGCCCGCCCTCCCGAACATCCCCGCCGACCCCGACGCCACCACGGCAGGCATCGACCACCTCGGCCACCACCCCACGCCGCCCCGGCCGGTGACGGGAGACGGCCTCGGCGAGACGGTGTGGGCGCTGCGGCAGATCACCTTGGGCCTGGGGCGGGCGACACCGCACGCGCGGGCCGCCGAACAGGTCGCCGCCGCCCTGACCCGCATCAGCCACCGCGCCGCCGCCCTCGACCCCCGCACCGGTGCCTGGTCTACCCACGCGACCGCGCTCGACGCGTTGTGGCTCGAGCTGCAGGACGTGCACTGCGGTGCCGGCTCCCGGGCCGCCGCCCCCCTGGCCGACGACGCCGCCCGAGCCCTGACCGCCCTGACCCGTCTCGACCCCGACGACGCCACCCGGCTCCTGACGGCCGTGCACGACACGGCACACGCCCTGGCCCGCAGTGTCGCGTTCGCGATCGGCACCCACCTGTACACGGTCATCGTCGACTACCGGCCCGGCCCCGTCGTGCGCGCGACCCGCACCCTGGTCCCCGTCCACCAGTTCGCGACGCCAGCCACCGCGCCCAAGCTGCACGACGCCCTCGCCAGCGTCGAGGCCGCCACCCGCCACCGACCCGCCACCCCTGAGGATCTCGCCGTCGACGTCGCTGATGGCGCCCGGGTCCGGCTGGGACGGCTGGTGGCCACCGTCAGCGAGGCCACCACACCCTGGACGCCGAGACCGGCCCCGCCCGCTACGGCACCGCAGGTCGCGAAGATCTACGCCTTCGTCCGCGACCGGATCGCGGACGGCACCTACACCGGCGCGCTGCCCCCGGCGGCGAGCCTGGCCCACCGCGTCAAGGACGGCTCGACCGCCGCCGCCCGCCAAGCCCTGGCCCGGCTCGCCGCGGAGCACCTGATCACCATCAACCCACCCGGCCTCGGCCCGGCCGCCGCCGTCCGCCGCCCCGGCCCGCCGACCTGGGCGGGGGTGGCCGACCGGCTGCGCGAACGGATCACCGACCGCGTGTACACCGGACGCCTGCCCTCCACCCGGGCCCTGGCCGCCGAGCTCGGCGTGTCGACCACCGTCATCCACACCGCCGAAGCAGCACTCGCGGCGCAGGGGCTCGTCGTGCGGGTCCGCGGCAGGTACGGCGGCACCTTCACCGCCGACACCACCCCCACCCCGGCACCGACCGCGCGATGGCGGGCGGTCTACACCGACCTGCACGACAAGATCACCCGCGGCACCCTCACCGGACGGCTGCCCGCCATGAGCGTGCTCGCGAAGCAGTACGAGGTCAGCGTCTCCACCGTGCACCAGGCCGTCATCCACCTCACCGGCGAGGGCCTGACCTACCAACGCCCGGGCGGCCCCGACGGGGGCACCTACGTCGCACCCGTCGAGACCGACCCCGGCCCGTGGCAGGCGCTGGCCGACACGCTGCGCACCCGGATCGCCCGCGGCGAACTGTCCGGGAGGCTGCCCACCCCCGCCGCCCTGGCCCGTGCCCACGACACCGACGTGGCGACCGCCGCCCGCGCCGTCGCCCAGCTCGCCGCCGATGGCCTGCTCACCCACCGCATCAGCGGCAACCAGCGCGGGCTGCACGTCACCGCCCCGACCGACCGGGAGCATCCGGCCGTGTGGCGCACCATCTACACCGACCTGCGCGCCCAGATCACCGACGGCACCCTCACCGGACGCCTGCCCTCACGCCGCGACCTCGCAGGCGCCTACAACACCAGCACCGGCCCGCCCGCCCAAGCCATGCGCCGCCTCGCCGACGACGGCCTGATCACCCTGGTCACCGGCACCGGCCCCACCGCCGGCGCCTACGTCGCCACATCGGATCCGCCCACGCCCCGCGGCGAGACCTGGACCAGCGTGTACCAGCAGATCCGTGACCGCATCGACGACGGCACCTACACCGGCCGCCTCCCCGCCGTCCCCGACCTGGTCGCCGCGCACCACACCACCCGCGCACCCGTCTACAAGGCGCTGCGCCAGCTCACCGCCCACGGGCGCATCTACACCGTCAACGACGGCATCCGCAGCGGCACCTTCATCACACCCCCCAACCGGCGCCAGGTCCGCTCCCGGCGCTGGGACGTCTACGACGACCTGCGCCACCGCATCACCACCGGCACCCTCACCGGATACCTGCCCACCCTCGACCACCTCGCCCGCCAGTACGCCACCGGCCGCAAGCCCGTCACCTACGCCCTCGCACGCCTCACCGACGAAGGCCTCCTCGCGCGCGACGGCCACCGCCCCACCGTCGTCACCCTCACCCAGCCGAGCGCGACGACCCCCGATCCGCTCGCGTCGGCAGGACCCGCGCTGTGA
- a CDS encoding tyrosine-type recombinase/integrase, protein MSTARETWGSLRKLPSGRWQARYPGPDGRTYPARTEDDQALTFQTKSDARGWLARVQVTIADGRWEPPAAAAARRRAERAAEAARNVGFRAYAEQWIDMVRTTPSRSGKMRSAGTVRSYRSKITGYLIPEFGDIPVREIDIVRIRQMVSRLDTIPAEVNRKAEHNGITRPVLVVLMMILRQAVRDGTIPAAPAVSIPRQKSVRHGADHDPSDDVIDPWKVEEIYEATPPEWRILVLLAAWCQLRRGEALGLQRRDIVWHDDGTATLNVRRQLNANTGDYTDPKTDAGKRAMSVPKIMRDRLAAHLSAYVAPEAKAPVVPSRAFGKLPLSNTKWGYIWAESRDSVLDLPTGFRFHDLRHTGLTIFAQEGATLAELMRRGGHSDIRVVLRYQHATMERDRELAERMSDRALVKIAAAKEAAAKEAAGQS, encoded by the coding sequence ATGAGCACGGCACGCGAGACCTGGGGCAGCTTGCGTAAGCTGCCGTCGGGACGTTGGCAAGCCCGCTACCCGGGACCTGACGGGCGGACCTACCCGGCGCGAACCGAGGACGACCAGGCGCTGACGTTCCAGACCAAGTCGGATGCGCGGGGATGGCTTGCACGAGTGCAGGTGACGATTGCCGACGGCCGCTGGGAGCCGCCGGCTGCGGCGGCCGCGCGCCGGCGTGCGGAGAGGGCGGCGGAGGCGGCCAGGAACGTCGGCTTCCGCGCCTATGCCGAGCAGTGGATCGACATGGTGAGGACCACGCCGAGCCGTTCGGGGAAGATGCGCTCGGCAGGTACGGTGCGCAGCTACCGGAGCAAGATCACCGGCTACCTCATCCCGGAGTTCGGGGACATCCCCGTCCGGGAGATCGACATCGTGCGCATCCGGCAGATGGTGTCGAGGCTCGACACGATCCCCGCTGAGGTCAACCGTAAAGCGGAACACAACGGGATCACTCGGCCGGTGCTGGTCGTTCTGATGATGATCCTGCGCCAAGCGGTTCGCGACGGGACCATTCCCGCCGCGCCAGCCGTCTCGATCCCGAGGCAGAAGTCGGTGCGACACGGGGCGGACCACGACCCGAGCGACGACGTCATCGACCCTTGGAAGGTCGAAGAGATCTACGAGGCGACGCCGCCTGAGTGGCGGATCCTCGTCCTGTTGGCCGCCTGGTGTCAGCTGCGGCGCGGGGAGGCACTTGGGCTGCAACGTCGGGACATCGTGTGGCACGACGATGGCACCGCCACGCTGAACGTGCGGCGTCAACTGAACGCCAACACCGGTGACTACACGGATCCGAAGACGGACGCGGGCAAGCGAGCCATGAGCGTCCCGAAGATCATGCGGGACAGGCTTGCTGCACATCTGTCGGCGTACGTCGCCCCCGAGGCGAAGGCACCAGTCGTACCGAGCAGAGCGTTCGGCAAGCTGCCGTTGTCCAACACCAAGTGGGGCTACATCTGGGCCGAGTCGCGCGACAGCGTCCTCGACCTGCCCACGGGGTTTCGGTTCCATGACCTGCGGCACACAGGCTTGACGATCTTTGCCCAAGAGGGTGCGACGCTTGCGGAGCTGATGCGTCGCGGAGGCCACTCGGATATCCGGGTCGTTCTGCGTTACCAACACGCGACGATGGAACGTGACCGCGAACTCGCCGAGCGGATGAGCGACCGCGCCCTGGTGAAGATCGCGGCAGCCAAAGAGGCGGCCGCCAAGGAGGCCGCAGGACAGTCGTGA
- a CDS encoding PIN domain-containing protein, protein MARLQRVFIDTSELYPFTIMDVLLTLSEDLLFTWVWTDEVLDEWERVIVDDGVRTAASPRSVTGAVRTHFRRYRIDPARYRHQITEDLSSDPGDRAHAAACIYGDVDVLLTRDATGFQAPALAAAGVHVTRSDDYLCTLLARHPHATTESFTRTAASRKNPPVSTVELAAMIANAGAPRFAERIHTRLPL, encoded by the coding sequence GTGGCCCGCCTCCAGCGGGTCTTCATCGACACCAGCGAGCTGTACCCGTTCACGATCATGGACGTGCTGCTCACCTTGTCCGAAGACCTCCTGTTCACCTGGGTCTGGACCGACGAGGTCCTCGACGAGTGGGAGCGCGTCATCGTCGACGACGGCGTGCGCACCGCCGCGTCGCCCCGCTCGGTCACCGGCGCCGTGCGCACCCACTTCCGCCGCTACCGCATCGATCCCGCCCGGTACCGGCACCAGATCACCGAAGACCTGTCGAGCGACCCCGGCGACCGCGCCCACGCCGCCGCGTGCATCTACGGCGACGTCGACGTCCTGCTCACCCGCGACGCCACCGGGTTCCAGGCCCCCGCCCTGGCCGCAGCCGGCGTCCACGTGACCAGGTCCGACGACTACCTGTGCACCCTGCTCGCCCGACACCCCCACGCCACCACCGAGTCCTTCACCCGCACCGCCGCCAGCCGGAAGAACCCTCCGGTCAGCACCGTCGAGCTCGCCGCGATGATCGCCAACGCCGGAGCGCCGAGGTTCGCCGAGCGCATCCACACCCGCCTCCCCCTCTGA
- a CDS encoding single-stranded DNA-binding protein: MSIPTRQCIVGEVASRPEWSRTVTGSKRLYARITVTARRRLPDGTYSDPQTTTHALVMFGGVAERSRTRLRQGDFIVAAGYVRANTTGNGEEFVARWWGHEARHTEYTVTRTPTRVRLPFRPRTPTPPPVPRFVAPDPAPAA; the protein is encoded by the coding sequence ATGTCGATCCCGACCAGGCAGTGCATCGTCGGCGAGGTCGCCTCACGGCCAGAGTGGTCCCGCACCGTGACGGGCTCCAAGCGGCTGTACGCGCGGATCACGGTCACCGCCCGCCGCCGCCTGCCCGACGGCACCTACTCCGACCCGCAGACCACGACGCACGCGTTGGTGATGTTCGGGGGTGTGGCCGAGCGGAGCCGCACCCGGCTGCGGCAGGGCGACTTCATCGTCGCCGCCGGATACGTGCGCGCGAACACGACCGGGAACGGTGAGGAGTTCGTCGCGCGCTGGTGGGGACACGAGGCGCGGCACACCGAGTACACCGTCACCCGCACCCCCACGCGCGTCCGGCTGCCGTTCCGGCCTCGCACCCCCACGCCGCCGCCGGTCCCGCGGTTCGTCGCCCCAGACCCCGCTCCGGCAGCCTGA